The genome window tcccagaaaaaatttaatttattattcgattcgtacaaaagaacgatcttgtaaaataactaacgaatcaaggtctaatactctgaagttattaacaactcaagatattaatactatcatggcaaaagccagtgaaaaagaacgatctgaactgaaatatgttcatataagaggaattgaaataatataTCAGCTTACTACCGAGAAGTAATaaatacaccaattgaaataacagttcgtgacaaaagaatacgtaattttgaggattctatccttggaaaaattgaaggaaatttatgttacaaaaagatgaaattttgtatttatccacaatacaatatatctttttttgataaaaacataaatgacgttttaacattagattattacttttatagaaataatcttatgttaacaggaaaccatccgatcaatataaactatgttgtcggtttagcaataagtaataattctcaaacaggaataatttcaacaaaaccaactatttctgttgaaagaatgtttgaaaatattacaagaattgaacaccctcgaaaagcatttattgaagaaataaatccctataaaagatggagttcagatgacctccaaatcacaaaacagtctgtaccaagaagatcattatcatttgctagaaatgatgaagatattcttgataagattggaaccatgaatcaaaatattcttaaaattaaacaagctattgttaatgagtcaacctcatcgcaatgacgtccttaataaaattagaaaaagatctaggagatttagaaaataatattaataagatcaatctatcaatacaagaattagagaagaatttcaaagaatgtattgatttagcaacgactagattaataattgaacaagaaagacatagtgatgaaatattaaactatcttaaggaagttcttccaatagataaaggaaaaaaaaaatggaagaagaaccaccattcaaaattgaatcatggtatagaaatccccttagttatggcaaacataagtatggagatgtttagtgaaaccgactcatctgattttgaacaaataggagtaaatacagaagaattatatcattcacatcaggactcagaacaatacagagatatggatatttcagaatcagaatctgaagatgattctagaccacgattaaatctacgaacgaatgtagaaggtagtggtggaagagatgatgaagaatttaaatataacagagaccaatactctggatcttataaagatgttagagatattcttagagaatcaaaaacatcaggatttgtgaaacaaaatatcttagatttaagttgttcaacagccaaagaaagaaaatcaaagatagatcattgggcaaatgaactatcagtacaaattcaattaacaccattattagacaaaagtgagaatattcaagttttaactcatgggatgataaaaatgacactggtaggagcagtaagaacttgggctgaaaacctagtaattactaatctaccacaagaaatgacaggacatcgatatttcgaactatttgttgatgccttgtaccaagaatttttaggagtttctaataatgatgctaatttggtaactaagaatatagaacaaaatagagcaatctttatattagataatattaaattatgaaatttatgttacttagaagaatttatttgtgattatgaaacaaactattatcaattaatagatgctgataaaaaggaacattataaactaagtatctttaataagatacctaatatacctatacacagtaaagatgaattcttaactagtccttatgctaaaactttaggaggagctattaaattcatcaaagacataataacaaagaaatgtcatgaagtaacactaaataaaagaatctctaaatcctacaaacaaaacaataaactttgttgtgacaaaatgaaattcacagtaaaagaatacggttgcaaaacaaacatgtcacacaaatatttaaaacgacagaaacagaataaatttaataaaccttataaatcttttaataagaaatttattccctataagaaaaagaaatttaaaaagaatttcttcagaaaaccttataaaagaaaattttataaaaagtttgataacaaaaaaccaccttgcccaaagggtaaagaaaagaattgcacatgttggttgtgcaacgaagaaggacattatgcgaatgaatgtccaaaacgaaacgaaaagaaaaataaaattaaacttcttgaagaaatatatactattggattctatcccgtagaaacaattgaattttcatccgatgatgaaaatatttattatcttgatgaatcaagtgaatcagattttgaatccgattccacatttgataattcaagaaataataatgattaaaataacgacaagggcattttcggaaagacaaatatagggagtaaattgaaagttatgtttgatttagggagttatctacaagttgcccAATTTTATTTTCTCGTTCTTATAGTTCTATCCCAAATTCAAACCTTTGTCTCATTAATCAAAGATACGTCTcaaattgatttaaaaaagTTCCTTTCATATTATtagaatttataatttttatttgttttccatccataaaagtgtaaatataaatatattttcttccattataaattttctattttacccttgaattatatattatttggattaatGGAGATTGgatgaaaaaaataaagttaggGTTAAAGATGAAATATAAGATTTATGAATACATGGTGATACGAACAATAAACAACACGTGTTCATTTCAAGTCCTAGCCAAACTCTTAGAAAATATGTTTTATTGATAAAAGTTTTCTGATGTCCATACAATTCTTCTACACTCTTTATATACTATACATTCTTTAATAGTACTAGCCAAACTcttagaaaatatatatattttattgataaAAGTTTTCTGATGTTCATACAATTCTTCTACACTCTTTATATACTATACATTCTTTATATACTATTAATGTGACGTCGTAACGAAAACAAAAATTCTAACAGAAAATTAACAATAAAATGGGTGCCAAAAAATCCCAATTTTTAAGGAATGATGCTATAGGTATAATGAAATTTGTACAACAAATCTTACAACACAAAAACTTTAATAcaagaatttaatttatcaaaatatatctcacgatacattaaatataaaatcttgcgataaaataacaaaatctcacgatattattgttgtaagtATCGTTGTACACGATATTTATTGTATCTCTAACATTTTTCATGTTTAAGTTGTTGGCTTGTTATCTCAAAAATCATGTTAATACCAATGGGGCTATCAATCTCGCCTTCTTCAAAAGCCACCTTGTCATCAAGGTGCAACTGATTATATATCAAGCAAAGCTCGCGAAAATTTTCCAATGTTGCATCATTCGAAGATTTCCCTCATGACATCTGATCAACACCAGTTTCATCCTCCGGTTTCCTTTTTTATGTATACTCTAATACTAGTCGTTATGATACAAATCGGAACCGATGGAGGCTTACTGTGGATGTTATATATGTTTTGATAGGGGTTTAATTTGATCTGGTAAATCGCATTTGAAAGATTTTAGCTAGCACATTTGTGAGGACTTGGAGTTGAATTTGCATTAGTTTTATTCAACGGTCCAGATCATTCTATTAGTTAAATATTTGATCGGATGGCCAAGATCTAAAGCTTTGACAGTTAGTCCGTTAAGTGAGCTAAGATCAACTTAAAAGGGTTTTATCATCGAGAGTTCAGGGTACTCTCATTCTGATTGCTTAAGATATAAGGGCTTCTTATCTTCGTGACTTCTTCTGTTCAAAATCCTCTAAGAACGTGTGGGCATACTTTTGGATTCGAGATTCAATTGAAGAGCATCTTGATTGTTGCTGAGATCTTGAAGAAgtcttctgcgccagtgttcttgttctgttttcttttctttcaagCTTGTTTGTAGCTTGGGATGTACATCAGTGAGGGCTGTATTGAATGTTATCTGATTTGGTGCTTAGTGAATTCATATGAGAATTATCCCCGAACCTTGGATGCAGGATTGGAATAATCTGAACCAAGTAATTCTTTGTGTTATTATTTTTCTGTGTTCGTTGTTGTTTATTCTTTGTTTGATCCTCAGCTATTAATTGTTTTTGGAAGTCTTGGGGTGATTGTGCGTTTCTGGTAGTTTGATTattcaacaagtggtatcagagcctcaaGATTAAGGTCTTGGGGCGAGGGCAAAAGATTTTGAGTTGGTATTCTGTTTCTTCTCCGCCATTGAAGTGTTCGATCATCTCCTTCTTATTTCTTTTTGTTGTGAATTATCTTTGAAGAATGTATACTGGCCAGGGACATTCTCTATCGATGTCTACATCAAGGTTTGAGATGGAGAAATTCGATGGGAAAAATGACTTTAATCTATGGAGGGAGAAGATGATAGCTTATCTAGGAAATCTGGGTTTAGATGAAGCAATACTAGGAGAATCCAATATTCCGGATACAAAAGAGAACAAGGCAGAGATATTAAAAAAGGCTAGAAATACGATTGTCCTCAGTCTTAGTGATCAAATTCTCAGAAAGGTTGTTAGGGAGAAGACAACTGCTGAAATGTGACTGAAGCTGGAACAATTGTACATGACAAAGGCACTACCCAATAGAATATATCTGAAATAGAAATTTTATAGCTACAAAATGGCTGAGAGAAAGTCCATTGATGAGAACATTGACGAATTCACTAAGTTGTTATCCGATCTTGAGAATATGAAGGTGAATATTGATGAGgaagaccaagcaatctttttgCTTAACTCCCTGCCAAAAGCATACGATCAGTTGAGAGATACCTTGAAGTATGGCAGGGAAACACTTACCCTTGAAGAAGTGACAGGGGCTGCATATTCTAAGGAATTGGACTTGAAAGCTAATGGAAATCTTCAAAAGCCTGCTGGTGAAGGGTTGAATGTAAGGGGGATATCACTTGAGAGAAAGGGTTCGACTAGTAAATGGAGATCCAGATCGAGGTCTAAGTCAAGATCAAAGAGGACTTGTTGGTTATGTAAGAAGGAGGGCCACATAAGATGATTCTATCCTCAAAGGAAAATGAATCAAGGACAAGATATATCTTCTACCATCGATGTTGTAAATGTGATAAAAGGTTATGATGAAGCCGAAGTCCTGACTATCTCATCTAATGATACAACAGATGAATGGATCCTTGACTCAGGATGTACTTATCATATGTCACCAAGAAAGGACTGGTTCTCAGACTTTAAAGAGGAAAAAAAATGGTTATGTGTTATTGGGAAACAATGAGTCATGCAAAATTATTGGTGTTGGATCAGTCAAGTTGAAAATGTGGGATGGATCAGTTAAGATTTTGTCTAAAGTGAGATATATCCCTGATCTAAAGAGAAACTTGATTTCTTTAGGTACGTTAGATCAGAAAGGCCTAACATATAAAGCTCAAGGTGGCACTCTCAAGGTTGTAAAGGGTTCATTAGTTATAATGAAAGCCATCCTGAAACACGGGATGTATGTGCTTCAAGGGACTACCTTATCGTTTGAGACTCATGTGACCACTTCTGATAAGAATCAAACTTACCTTTGACATCAAAGGCTCGGGCATATGAGCTTAAAAGGACTACAAGAGTTGTGTAAACAAGAACTTTTGGAAGCTAAGTACATCAGCAAGTTGGACTTCTGTGAAAATTGTGTATTGGGTAAGACACATAGAATGAGTTTTAAGACAACCATACACAAGACAAAGTCACCTCTGGACTACATACATGTTGATCTTTGGGGCACTTCTAAGGTACCTCACTCACTTTCTAAATGTCaatattttgtttctttgattgATGATTATTCTAAAAAGGTTTGGATTTAATTTCTGAAAACTAAGGATCAAGCTTTTAGTAAGTTTGTTGAATGGAAAAACTTAGTTGAAAATCAAACTGGaaacaaaattaaaactttAAGGACATATAATGGTTTGAAGTTTTGTAATCATATCTTGATGAATATTGTTCTAAAAATGGTATTGCTAGACATAGGACATGCACATatactcctcaacaaaatggagtAGCTGAACGTATGAATAGGACTATCATGAATAAAATGAGATGTATGCTTAGTGAAATTGTATTACCATCCAAATTTTGGGCAGAGGCAACCTCTACTGCATGTTACTTGATAAATCTATCACCATCCTCTGCCATCTACTTTCTAGTTCCAGAATTTAAATGGTCTGGTTTGAAACCTAATTAAAAACATCTAAGGACCTTTGGTTGTGTAGTGTACATTCATTCAAACCAAGGTAAATTAAGTCCTAGAGCTAAGAAATGAATTTTACTTGGATATCCTACTGCGGTAAAAGGGTATAAAGTTTGGTTATTGGATGATCTCAAATGTGTTATTAGTAGAGACATTGTTTTTAATGAATATGTATTTTATAAAGCTAGCAAACATGCTCCAGATGTAGCCAGCTATAAACAAGCTGAGCAGAGTTTTCAGGAAAAAGaacaacttccaacataaaccAATACTTCTGAGACTGGTCAAGGTGGAGCTGATCACAAGCTATTTGAAGAATTTTTTGACATGAGTCATACAGAAAATGAGAGATCACAGGATGACACAAATTTATTGGATGAAACCAAAGATGATCACAGTGATGATAAACTCGGTGACAATCAACAGGATGATTATCAATTGGCAAGAGACAGAGTTAGAAGAGAAATTAGATTGCCTTCTAGATttgaatcttcataattcaCAGCCTTTGCACTAAATGTTGCTGATTTGATGGATTTAGAAGAACCTACTACTTATGAAGAGGCTGTGGACAGTAAGGACAGGGCAAAATGGTTGAAAGCCATGAAAGAGGAATTCATCTCTTTGATCAAGAATAACACATGGTTGTTAATTGATAAACCAAAAGATAAGAAGGTGATAGGTTGTAAGTGGGTATTTAAGAAGAAACCAGAAGTTCCAGGAGTTGAAGGGCCACAGTTTAAGGCCAGATTAGTTGCAAAGGGATTCTCACAAGTTGAAGGAATTGATTATCATGAGGTTTTCTCACCTATGGTAAAGCATTCATCTATTCGAATTTTACTTGCAATCACAGCTATCCAAGATTTGGAGCTTGAACAGTTAGATGTCAAAACAGATTTCTTACATGGTAATTTTGATGAAAAAATACTAATGGCTCAACCAAAAGGTTTTGAAACAGATCCTCAAGCTCGAAAAGTGTGTTTGCTGCAGAAGTCGATTTATGGCTTAAAACAATCACCTAGGCAATGGTATAAACGTTTTGATGTCTTCTTGCTACAACAGGGATATATGAGATCAAAATATGATAGTTGTGTCTATTTCACCTGCTCCAGCCTACCACGGGTGTCACATGTTACTACTACTAATAGTAAAAATAAAAGATGATACTAATTAGACAAGTTAAGCAGCTGCGAGAAGAACAATTTTTGCTACATCAATTATATTACAAGGAACCTTCTGCTCTCTAATTCCAGATCAAGATGCTACAAGGATGGTCACAAATATGATAAGTGATCAACTGTCTTCATCAGTGAACCTATACCAGTGATGATCAACATATAAAATGATACGTGCTTGCGAAAACCCGCATTTGGTAgatacgggtattgatcaggaGGAGGCATAACACAGTTATCACCATTGAAATAGATTCTCCGAGGAAACGCCCAACCCTTCTCGAAACTGAATGTGGACTTGTCCTTTCGGAATAAAAGCTCGGACTGCACGTTTCCAGCATGTCCAGCTTGCATCAGAAAATCGTTGTAAAATTTTATGCCCCATAACATTGCAGTATCATCTGTCCAGAAATAACATGTAATTAATATTAGATTATTGGTTTTTCTAACGTCAACAGGAACTAGCTATTCCGAACATTTGTTGCCATGTGAGGTAAAGGGTTAGCATCTCAGTTACGAGAGCCTCTCAATCTTATAAACAACTCCATCACTACTTGAAGAGGCGTCGTGGGATTGCAAAAGCGATTATGTAATATGATCACTTACTTATGCTCTGGTATGGAGTTAGTGGTTTGTAGTTGAAGCTGAAAATCTGTGTTAGATTGTCAAAGTTCGGGTGCTGAATGACTAAGTTCCACTGCGTATAGTTCATCATGTAGTTGAAGTTTGTTATGGTGACTTTGACCCGCCAATACACCTTGTAGCTTAGTTTGACATGCCAGTGGACACGAATGGGGCACATATGATTTGTGCACTGGACTAGTGGAGCCAGGCTATTGCTCTTTGCACGATCAGAAACCACTGAAGCAAGGTGCGGTAAATCTGGACTGGATGGAACAAAGGCAAAGAATTCCACAAAAATGAGTTATATTAATCAATGGTAAAAGTAGCAAAGGTAAATAAATAGAATGGGCATAATGAGAAACTTTACTCAACACAGGTTCCCGGTTGCGTAAGGTTACTTGGGCATCCACAAGTACAAGTTGGGCAAGGAACAATTGTGTTGTTGTAAAAAGATGACAGTGAAACACAGCAAGTAGGTACTTTTTGGGCCAGAAATTGTGAATATGTGCAAGTAACATTCCATGTCACTGCATAAAGAGAAGTGTGAGAAATGATCCAAGAATCACGACTTAACAAGTGACCGTCTAGAAATCGAAAAGGACAAACAAAAGACAAAagcagattaaaagcaatactGACATAGAAGCTGTGAAAGCCATATACTTGACTAATGTCTGATTGCGGCCCTTTTAATCGCTTGATAAAATTGTAAAAGCCCAACCAAACAAATAAACAACTTACTCATCGCCTGTGTCACTCTCCTTCCATCGGAAGCAATGAACTTTGTAGGCTTCACAATTTTCGCAGGTCCACACGTGTAACCGGGACCGGGGGATTTCAAAGTGAAATTTTTAGGTACCCGAACTGTTTTATTCGTGGTTCCAGCTCCCCCAACACTAAGTTGGAAGGAACCTGCAGAATTCACGGGATCTTGCACCCACGAAGTAATCACCCCTCCTTTACAACAATTAGCAATCTGTTGATTGTAAGGAGTTCCAGGTAATAAGTCCACAACTGTTGGATCTTTCTTACAGCAATGTGGAATAGCCCCCTTAAACCTCGAACAATCTCCTTGCTCGGTAGTTTGACCACCCATCATACCCCATATCACCTCCTTCTTAGCCCAAGTCCATCCTAAAGTCCAACCCGGTGCTTGAATGTGACGATACTGCTGGAAGTTGAATATCGTAACAACAGCCTGCCCCATTTCAGAATATGTGAATTTAAGTTGGTTGGTAAAACATAATTTTTACAAAAACTTGCATGGTAAAATATTCGACACAAAAGGCAAACACAATGAATGTGCAGACGTACTTGCTGAAACTAGATCAGCTTTCTTTTGGGTGTAGAAATTGTGGCTATTCGATGAGCTCACTTCATAAGTtttgttttataaattaaaacaaTTTGACATTGTGATAAAGTGCATGAATACTGACTCTGTGATAATCAACGGAGAATCGGAAAAGTGAAGCCACGGAAAAGAAACTTGTAGTTAATTATGATCAACACTTACAACATAGCCATCGGGGTTCCAAGTGGTAATGTcccacttgatagtgatatttCCATTAGGATCAAGCGCGTCATAGGCTTCTGATAGAAATTTAAAGAAGACACACAAAATTTAGAATTCCAAGTACTAGTTGAACATTTCTATCATATATTccaccagaaaaaaaaaaagacaaaggctCCAAGTATAAGATGCAATCATAAAAGCTATTAAAATTTGAACAAATATTTTAATGTGCCAGAATTTCTGTCTTGGTATGACATATTTGATATTTCCCCAACAATCATCTACAAATACGTTTCCAGAATATTTTTTTGAACAATGCCATGATGTTAAAAACCAACCGCCATCCCCAGAAGATTCCCAATAATGACAGTACAGTAGAAGTTGGAAGCTAACGGAAAGCCTAAAGATATCGAAGATTAATTTCACTCAGCATGACTTCTTCCAAGGACAAATTAAAGGAAGAGAAAACAAATATCTGAGTTTTGCACTCAACCAACCAACTTGAGTATTTCTCAAGCTTGATACATTTCAATTCAACTGGAACTCCCCGCTCATGTAGGCATTCAAAGCCCATTTTGAACAAAATGTATCTATTTACAGATCCATTTGCAGTAAATAGATACAACAGCTtcacttttttctttttcttttttgacgAATAATCAAAACCCATCGATTTTTACATTTTTCATCCAGAACTTCATCAACCAAACAGTGACATTCTGTATTTACAGATAATCAAGACAAAAATGGGGAAAAGAGTTGTAATGCAGAGATTACCTGCAGGAGTAAAGCTGAAGCACGAAAGCAAGAAGACCAACAAGACGGTGGATATTTTGAACCCAAGGATAGATTTAAAGCATCGCACTTCCATGTCcgaatttttcaatattttattggATTTTGACGCTGTTTTATCAAGTTCTGCAAGTGGAATGAGTAGAGAGAGGAAGAGTGGAGAGAGAGAGCCACGAGGTGGCAGGAGCTTGTTCGAAACGAAACCTTTTTAAGAGAAGGGGAcctttttcattttcttttcagtgtaataaaaatataatcccacagtgcatgcatttatttgttttgACTTTTGTTTGTGTGTAAGTTTTAATTTGACAAAACTTTCTATGTAATTTAGTGATGCTTTCAACCCAGTTTTGTGACCGTCCATATGACGCTACTCATTCTTCCAATTACATGCCATCGGTGTTCTAAATTACAGTCGAGGCGGGCGCCTTCGCATCAAGCGGCCCCTTCAGGCGGACCTAAGCTGTTCGACGGGAGGACGGGCAGTTAAGGGAGGTGACGGGGGAGGCAGCCGTcaacaatttttaaatttcaatcaAATCTAGTCAAAGTCAACCAATTTAAAATCTTTTATTTTCACTTTTGGTTCCAAGTGTTCATATCATCAACCACTAGGACCACATGCATCAAACCGCCAGTCGCGGGCTGCCATGGATTGAAACTTTGAATTTTAAACTTAGTTTTATTGTAAAAGTAATTATATTACTTTAATTGTTAGTATTAATATGATGATGCATCTTTTATTATATCTTGTTAGtttgtatttatatatttatttgcacCTTGACTAGATGTATTATATTTATGAAGCTTttttatgcatataaacattATTTAATTACACATCTTAcctaaaaattatgattatttgTGATTACATTACATGACGATATATGTTTATCTATAAACAAttgcgaaaaaaaaaaaatcaaccgcCTAGTGCTAGGCGGTCGAGGTCAGTGCCTTCCGCCGCCTCTCACCATTTACAACACTGCATGAGTGCGTAAAACCATATATTAATTTACATGTATATTACATAAATATGTTTTAGTTTTAgtaaatacattaaaatataGTTTAGCAAGTCAAAAGTGTAAGTTGTGTTTCGCACGGTACAGTCGATATACTAAAACAATTATGGAGTTGCAAGAAATAGTGTTTTGTTTAGGGTAGATCTGGCCATAGGGCCGGGTCGGACCCACTGGATTCGGTTCAACAAAAGATCGACCCTTAACCGACCCGTTTCATGGCCGGTTCTGATTCGGATCTGGTTAATCATTGGTTTCGAATCTGGTCCGaccaagtatttttttttacaaaattatttttaaataaatatataaagaataaaaaaataatttaagaaataACATTATGCACAATTGAACTTATAAAAACTTTATGAAAACATtccattatctcaataaaaaagatATTACctatattcaataaaaaaatatatataacaattcaacttttaacattttatataaaaaaatatatttcattctcattatattcaatcacattcacttgtatttcattatatattcaatatatattaatatttttttgttaaaaaaaatctgaCCCGTCGGATCGACCCGTCCAACCTGTCAGATCGGATCCGTCGGGTCAACGAGTTTAGCACCCATAGACGGTAACCGAACTGCCAAATGGGCGGTTCGATCACAGTTCATGGTCAACCTTTGACCCGGTTAACCGATCCGTTGACCACGAGTCGGTTCCGGGTTAGACTCGGCCCTTGGCCAGGTTTAGTTTAGGGTGGTGTAGGCATGCTGTAATATGAAAATTATAACATTCCTGGATTATAGTGTGTAGTATCTAAATTCTAATGATCAAATTTATAAATTCTTCATTCTTCTAATTATATTGTATTCcggagaaaaaaataataaaaaaaggcaattcattaaaaaaattaatttactcGAAGTGGTGGTGACTTTAATATATTGCTATACCAGTGTCTAGTGTTATTTCAATTGTTTAGTCGGGCCTTTTTGTCATTGTAATGTAATGTAGAGATCATCCTCCGGTCTTGTATGGATTTAGTTGGGTGATGAAattgtataaataaataatattaatcatTATTGAATAATCGTACATGGTTGAATTTAGGAGAAgatgataaataataatttcatattattaatgaatacaaatataaatatataaaatatatagaagataatattgtaaaaatatttatatttaattgatttaagataaataatcaattaattttaTGAAAGGTGTTATTTGCTATTTGACTCATTTTTAATGATAGGTCATCAAGTG of Henckelia pumila isolate YLH828 unplaced genomic scaffold, ASM3356847v2 CTG_245:::fragment_2:::debris, whole genome shotgun sequence contains these proteins:
- the LOC140870773 gene encoding protein COBRA-like, producing the protein MEVRCFKSILGFKISTVLLVFLLSCFSFTPAEAYDALDPNGNITIKWDITTWNPDGYVAVVTIFNFQQYRHIQAPGWTLGWTWAKKEVIWGMMGGQTTEQGDCSRFKGAIPHCCKKDPTVVDLLPGTPYNQQIANCCKGGVITSWVQDPVNSAGSFQLSVGGAGTTNKTVRVPKNFTLKSPGPGYTCGPAKIVKPTKFIASDGRRVTQAMMTWNVTCTYSQFLAQKVPTCCVSLSSFYNNTIVPCPTCTCGCPSNLTQPGTCVDPDLPHLASVVSDRAKSNSLAPLVQCTNHMCPIRVHWHVKLSYKVYWRVKVTITNFNYMMNYTQWNLVIQHPNFDNLTQIFSFNYKPLTPYQSINDTAMLWGIKFYNDFLMQAGHAGNVQSELLFRKDKSTFSFEKGWAFPRRIYFNGDNCVMPPPDQYPYLPNAGFRKHVSFYMLIITGIGSLMKTVDHLSYL